Proteins encoded by one window of Methyloterricola oryzae:
- the urtD gene encoding urea ABC transporter ATP-binding protein UrtD produces the protein MMTYERALLPGDAGDFHEVLDTSHGPILYLEGVTVSFDGFRALNDLSLYIDEGELRCIIGPNGAGKSTMMDVITGKTRPDKGSVYFGQTIDLLQMDEPDIAQAGIGRKFQKPSVFEQQTVFENLELAMHGEKGVWSTLFARLNGEQRDMIDEVLQIIGLKEHHQARAGALSHGQKQWLEIGMLLMQDPKVLLVDEPVAGMTHQEIEHTAELLLSLEGRHSVVVVEHDMEFVRSIARTVTVLHEGSVLKEGSMNEVQQDPRVIEVYLGA, from the coding sequence ATGATGACTTATGAGAGGGCTTTGCTTCCGGGTGATGCCGGGGATTTCCACGAGGTGCTGGATACCAGCCACGGCCCCATCCTCTATCTGGAAGGGGTGACGGTGAGCTTCGACGGTTTCCGTGCCTTGAACGACCTGAGCCTTTACATCGACGAAGGCGAACTGCGCTGCATCATCGGCCCCAACGGCGCCGGCAAGAGCACCATGATGGACGTGATCACCGGCAAGACCCGCCCCGACAAAGGCAGCGTGTACTTCGGGCAGACCATCGACCTCTTGCAAATGGACGAGCCGGACATCGCCCAGGCGGGTATCGGCCGCAAGTTCCAGAAGCCCAGCGTGTTCGAGCAACAGACGGTGTTCGAAAACCTGGAACTGGCCATGCATGGCGAGAAGGGGGTGTGGAGCACCCTGTTTGCCCGCTTGAATGGCGAACAGCGCGACATGATCGACGAAGTGCTGCAGATCATTGGCCTAAAGGAACACCACCAGGCCCGCGCCGGGGCACTGTCCCACGGCCAGAAGCAGTGGCTGGAGATCGGCATGCTGCTGATGCAGGACCCCAAGGTGCTGCTGGTGGATGAACCGGTGGCGGGCATGACCCACCAGGAGATCGAGCACACCGCGGAACTGCTGCTGTCACTGGAAGGCCGGCACTCGGTGGTGGTGGTGGAGCACGACATGGAGTTCGTGCGTTCCATCGCGCGCACGGTGACGGTGTTGCACGAGGGTTCGGTGCTCAAGGAGGGCAGCATGAACGAAGTGCAGCAGGATCCCCGCGTCATCGAAGTCTATCTGGGGGCCTGA
- the urtC gene encoding urea ABC transporter permease subunit UrtC, with amino-acid sequence MGLTDFIRQDRCCVIFFTILGTLVFFVSAFHLALPESSPLHVSTYTVTLLGKYLCYALLALALDLVWGFGGILSLGHGAFFALGGYAMGMYLMRQIGERGVYGNALLPDFMVFLNWKELPWYWLGFDQFWFACLMILLVPGSLAFVFGWLAFRSRVTGVYLSIITQALTYALMLAFFRNEMGFGGNNGLTDFKDILGFSLQAEGTRVAFFVLSGLALALAYLACRMIVTSRLGRVVVAIRDAEARTRFIGYRVEWFKLWVFVFSAVLAGIAGALYVPQVGIINPGEFSPLNSLELVIWVAVGGRATLYGAIIGAVLVNYSKTVLTAALPEVWLFALGALFVLVTVFMPDGLVGLAQRRRKPA; translated from the coding sequence ATGGGACTGACCGACTTCATCCGGCAGGATCGCTGCTGCGTGATCTTTTTCACCATCCTGGGCACCCTGGTGTTCTTCGTGTCCGCCTTCCATCTGGCGCTGCCGGAGTCCTCGCCGCTGCATGTGTCCACCTACACCGTGACCCTGCTGGGCAAGTATCTGTGTTACGCCCTTCTGGCCCTGGCCCTGGATCTGGTCTGGGGCTTTGGCGGCATTCTCAGCCTGGGACACGGCGCCTTCTTCGCCCTCGGCGGCTACGCCATGGGCATGTACTTGATGCGCCAGATCGGCGAGCGCGGCGTCTATGGCAACGCGCTGCTGCCGGACTTCATGGTGTTTCTGAACTGGAAGGAACTGCCTTGGTATTGGCTGGGCTTCGACCAGTTCTGGTTCGCCTGCCTGATGATCCTGCTGGTGCCAGGCAGCCTGGCTTTCGTGTTCGGCTGGCTGGCGTTTCGCTCCCGGGTGACAGGCGTTTATCTTTCCATCATCACCCAGGCGCTGACCTATGCCTTGATGCTGGCCTTCTTCCGCAACGAGATGGGCTTTGGCGGCAACAACGGCCTGACCGATTTCAAGGATATCCTGGGTTTCAGCCTGCAGGCGGAAGGCACGCGGGTGGCTTTCTTCGTGCTCAGCGGCCTGGCCCTGGCCCTGGCTTACCTGGCCTGCCGCATGATCGTGACCTCGCGCCTGGGGCGTGTGGTGGTGGCCATCCGCGACGCCGAGGCGCGAACGCGCTTCATCGGCTACCGGGTGGAATGGTTCAAGCTGTGGGTGTTCGTTTTCTCGGCGGTGCTGGCGGGCATCGCCGGGGCCCTTTACGTGCCTCAGGTGGGCATCATCAACCCCGGTGAATTTTCACCGCTTAATTCCCTGGAACTGGTGATCTGGGTGGCGGTAGGCGGGCGCGCGACCCTGTACGGCGCCATCATCGGCGCGGTTTTGGTGAATTACTCCAAGACGGTCTTAACCGCGGCATTGCCCGAGGTCTGGCTGTTTGCCCTGGGCGCCTTGTTCGTGCTGGTGACGGTGTTCATGCCGGACGGCCTGGTGGGTCTGGCCCAGCGCAGGAGGAAGCCGGCATGA
- the urtB gene encoding urea ABC transporter permease subunit UrtB — MRLINVTRPKGLLRLLAGVLLSTILGLAQARADEGAALAAALQQLKDTPLAQMGEAVDTLAAIHDARVPKLLKALLEGQLFYRKSDGKVVTATASDEGYAITDALSGESLGSVGRFDVKKLAINNTLRNTLTGAIARLELTVGDAQQRLRAVKAMSEGITEETEQLLRAQLAAETDPAVRQAIETALALADLSGEDKEARLAAIRSLEGNLDQEVRNRLSALLETDDEGNFVESDADVRNTADAAVKRIEFKVQLNQLVETLFFGLSLGAVLVLSAIGLAITFGVMGVINMAHGELMMIGAYTTYVVQLLMPGALDWSLAVAVPAAFLISGLFGIAIERGIIRVLYGRPLETLLATFGVSLFLQQLVRSIFSPLNRSVSTPAWMSGSVEINSALSLTLNRLYIVGFSLLVFAALLAILKRTRLGLEVRAVAQNRAMARAMGIRTGWVDAMTFGLGSGIAGVAGVALSQLTNVGPNLGQAYIVDSFMVVVFGGVGNLWGTLVGGIGLGVVNKLLEPYAGAVLAKILILVFIIVFIQKRPRGLFPQKGRAVEG, encoded by the coding sequence ATGCGCCTAATTAACGTAACACGACCGAAAGGGCTGCTCCGGCTGCTCGCCGGGGTCTTGCTCAGCACGATACTGGGTCTGGCCCAGGCTCGTGCCGATGAGGGCGCGGCGCTGGCCGCCGCCCTGCAGCAACTCAAGGACACGCCCCTGGCCCAGATGGGCGAGGCGGTGGACACCCTCGCCGCGATCCACGACGCGCGCGTGCCCAAACTGCTCAAAGCGCTGCTGGAGGGCCAGCTTTTCTATCGCAAGTCCGATGGCAAGGTCGTGACCGCGACCGCCTCCGACGAGGGCTACGCCATCACTGACGCGCTGAGCGGTGAGTCTTTGGGAAGTGTCGGTCGCTTCGACGTGAAAAAGCTGGCCATCAACAATACCCTGCGCAACACCCTGACCGGCGCCATAGCCCGCCTGGAACTCACCGTGGGCGATGCTCAGCAGAGATTGCGCGCGGTGAAGGCCATGAGCGAGGGCATCACCGAGGAGACCGAACAGCTGTTGCGAGCGCAGTTGGCTGCGGAGACCGACCCGGCGGTGCGCCAGGCCATCGAAACCGCACTGGCCCTGGCCGACCTGTCCGGCGAGGACAAGGAAGCGCGGCTGGCCGCGATCCGCAGCCTGGAAGGCAACCTGGACCAGGAGGTGCGCAACCGTCTCAGTGCGCTGCTGGAGACCGATGACGAGGGCAATTTCGTCGAGTCCGACGCCGATGTGCGCAACACCGCCGACGCCGCCGTCAAGCGGATCGAGTTCAAGGTGCAGCTCAATCAGCTGGTTGAAACCCTGTTCTTCGGCCTCAGTCTGGGTGCGGTGCTGGTGCTGTCCGCCATCGGGCTGGCCATCACGTTCGGCGTGATGGGCGTGATCAACATGGCCCATGGCGAACTGATGATGATCGGCGCCTACACCACCTACGTGGTCCAGCTCCTGATGCCCGGGGCCCTGGATTGGTCCCTGGCGGTGGCGGTGCCCGCCGCCTTCCTGATCTCCGGGCTGTTCGGCATCGCCATTGAGCGCGGCATCATCCGGGTGCTCTACGGCCGTCCTCTGGAAACCCTGCTGGCCACCTTCGGCGTCAGCCTGTTCCTGCAGCAACTGGTGCGGAGCATCTTTTCGCCGCTCAACCGCAGTGTGAGCACGCCGGCCTGGATGAGCGGGTCGGTGGAAATCAACAGCGCCCTGTCGCTGACGTTGAACCGCCTGTACATCGTCGGCTTCAGCTTGCTGGTGTTCGCCGCCCTGCTGGCCATCCTCAAGCGCACCCGGCTCGGGCTTGAGGTGCGCGCCGTCGCCCAGAACCGCGCCATGGCGCGCGCCATGGGCATACGCACCGGTTGGGTGGATGCCATGACCTTCGGGCTGGGCTCCGGGATCGCAGGTGTGGCCGGCGTGGCCCTGAGCCAGCTCACCAACGTCGGACCCAACCTGGGCCAGGCCTACATCGTCGACTCCTTCATGGTGGTGGTGTTCGGCGGGGTCGGGAATCTCTGGGGCACCCTGGTCGGCGGCATAGGTCTCGGCGTCGTGAACAAGCTGTTGGAACCCTATGCCGGGGCGGTGCTGGCCAAGATACTGATCCTGGTGTTCATCATCGTGTTCATCCAGAAGCGCCCGCGGGGTCTGTTCCCGCAGAAGGGCCGCGCGGTGGAGGGCTGA
- the urtA gene encoding urea ABC transporter substrate-binding protein encodes MKLRKMDLTKRLSSFLAAATLLLAWEGAGAADTIKVGILHSLSGTMAISETTLKDTMLMLIDEQNKKGGLLGKKLEAVVVDPASNWPLFAEKGRELLAKEKVAAIFGCWTSVSRKSVLPVVEELNGLLFYPVQYEGEESSKNVFYTGAAPNQQAIPAVDYLMNDLKVKRWVLAGTDYVYPRTTNKILEAYLKSKGVKAKDIMINYTPFGHSDWQSIVADIKKFGSAGKKTAVVSTINGDANVPFYKELGNQGITADKIPVVAFSVGEEELSGIDTKPLVGHLAAWNYFMSVDTPENADFIKKWHAFIKNPKRVTNDPMEAHYIGFNMWVKAVEKAGTTDTDAVEKAMIGIEYPNLTGGVAKMNKAHHLSKPVLIGEIQDDGQFQTVWQTKGLVDGDAWSDFLPESKPIIADWTPPINCGNYNTKTKKCSGQKY; translated from the coding sequence ATGAAATTGAGAAAGATGGATTTGACCAAGCGCCTTAGTTCGTTCCTGGCTGCCGCCACGCTCCTTCTCGCCTGGGAAGGGGCGGGCGCAGCCGACACCATCAAGGTGGGTATTCTGCATTCACTTTCCGGCACCATGGCCATCAGCGAAACCACCCTGAAGGACACCATGCTGATGCTCATCGACGAGCAGAACAAGAAGGGCGGCCTGCTGGGCAAGAAACTGGAGGCGGTGGTAGTCGACCCAGCCTCCAACTGGCCGTTGTTCGCCGAGAAGGGACGTGAGCTGCTGGCCAAGGAGAAGGTGGCCGCCATCTTCGGCTGCTGGACCTCGGTGTCCCGCAAGTCGGTGCTGCCGGTGGTCGAAGAGCTGAACGGCCTGCTGTTCTACCCGGTGCAGTACGAGGGCGAGGAATCGTCCAAGAACGTGTTCTACACCGGCGCCGCGCCCAACCAGCAGGCGATCCCGGCGGTGGACTATCTGATGAACGACCTCAAGGTGAAGCGCTGGGTGCTGGCGGGCACCGATTACGTGTACCCGCGCACCACCAACAAGATCCTCGAGGCCTATCTGAAGTCCAAGGGCGTCAAGGCCAAGGACATCATGATCAACTACACGCCTTTCGGCCATTCCGACTGGCAGAGCATCGTGGCCGACATCAAAAAGTTTGGTTCCGCGGGGAAAAAGACGGCGGTGGTTTCCACCATCAACGGCGACGCCAACGTTCCTTTCTACAAGGAACTGGGCAACCAGGGCATCACCGCCGACAAGATCCCGGTGGTGGCCTTCTCCGTGGGTGAGGAGGAACTCTCCGGCATCGACACCAAGCCCCTGGTGGGCCACCTGGCCGCCTGGAACTACTTCATGAGCGTCGACACGCCTGAAAACGCCGACTTCATCAAGAAGTGGCACGCCTTCATCAAGAATCCGAAGCGCGTCACTAACGACCCCATGGAGGCTCACTACATCGGCTTCAATATGTGGGTGAAGGCGGTGGAAAAGGCGGGCACCACCGACACCGACGCGGTGGAGAAGGCGATGATCGGCATCGAATACCCCAACCTGACCGGCGGCGTGGCGAAGATGAACAAAGCACACCACCTGTCCAAGCCGGTGCTGATCGGCGAGATCCAGGACGACGGCCAGTTCCAGACCGTGTGGCAGACCAAGGGCCTGGTGGATGGTGACGCCTGGTCCGACTTCCTGCCGGAAAGCAAGCCCATCATCGCCGACTGGACACCGCCCATCAACTGCGGCAACTACAACACCAAGACCAAGAAGTGCTCGGGTCAGAAATACTGA
- a CDS encoding mannosyltransferase family protein: MSARRHILLMWLAWSLIVVGFMYAAPLRVHPQRPDHALPWTAAETGADSLSNKPYLQDPALNPLVAWDSEFYLGIATGGYDEVGKIAPVTADGESHPKTYAYLPLYPYLMKLLRVPFVWLGGSDIGASAAAGVLVSLLGTLGGLFALYELARADLGEVGALRCAWMMLIFPASFHFAVVYSEGVFVGLAFGALALLRRKHWLGAALLAALATWTRSVGILLLLPLLTTWLIAFLRTPGGGTRFGLLSHPRRQLIPVLPLLFAPIVAYLAWRAAYGAEFDFVQTQWFDNRLLDLPATWQAWETALQEARTWPEARYTLYLSLSAVVLALGSVILEARRHPQLALFGGLALLIPLTSGVASVNSALRYVLVMPTLWILLGRMTAHPVVDRTWSLLSILLLGIQAFLFSTDLWSS, translated from the coding sequence ATGAGCGCCAGGCGGCACATTCTGCTCATGTGGCTGGCCTGGAGCCTGATCGTGGTGGGCTTCATGTACGCCGCGCCCCTGCGCGTCCACCCACAGCGCCCGGATCATGCCCTGCCCTGGACCGCAGCCGAGACCGGGGCCGATAGCCTCAGTAACAAGCCCTATCTGCAGGACCCGGCCCTCAATCCGCTGGTCGCCTGGGACAGCGAGTTCTACCTGGGCATCGCCACCGGGGGCTACGACGAGGTGGGCAAGATTGCTCCGGTGACGGCAGACGGCGAGTCCCACCCCAAGACCTATGCCTATTTGCCGCTCTACCCCTACCTGATGAAGCTGCTGCGGGTGCCGTTTGTCTGGCTGGGCGGGTCGGACATCGGCGCGTCCGCCGCAGCCGGGGTACTGGTTTCGCTGCTGGGCACCCTGGGGGGCTTGTTTGCCTTGTATGAACTGGCGCGCGCCGACCTGGGAGAAGTCGGGGCACTGCGCTGCGCCTGGATGATGCTGATCTTTCCGGCCTCGTTCCATTTCGCCGTGGTCTACAGCGAGGGCGTTTTCGTCGGTCTTGCCTTCGGCGCGCTGGCGCTGCTGCGGCGCAAACACTGGCTGGGTGCCGCGCTGCTGGCCGCCCTGGCCACCTGGACCCGCTCGGTGGGAATCCTGTTGCTGCTGCCCTTGCTGACGACCTGGCTGATCGCGTTCCTCAGGACTCCGGGCGGCGGGACACGGTTTGGCTTGCTTTCCCATCCGCGCCGGCAACTCATTCCTGTGCTGCCGCTGCTGTTCGCGCCCATCGTGGCCTATCTGGCCTGGCGCGCGGCCTATGGCGCGGAATTCGATTTCGTCCAGACCCAGTGGTTCGACAACCGCTTGCTGGATCTGCCCGCGACCTGGCAGGCCTGGGAGACTGCGTTGCAGGAGGCGCGGACCTGGCCCGAGGCCCGTTACACTCTATACCTGAGCCTGTCGGCCGTGGTTCTCGCCTTGGGCAGCGTTATCCTGGAAGCGCGCCGGCATCCGCAACTGGCCTTGTTCGGCGGCCTCGCCCTGCTCATTCCGCTGACCAGCGGCGTCGCCAGTGTCAACAGCGCCCTGCGCTATGTGCTGGTGATGCCGACGCTCTGGATCTTGCTGGGGCGGATGACCGCCCATCCCGTCGTCGACAGGACCTGGTCCCTGCTCAGCATCCTGCTTCTCGGCATCCAAGCGTTTTTGTTCAGCACCGACCTGTGGTCGTCCTGA
- the atzF gene encoding allophanate hydrolase has product MMPSVLNITALHDTYRQGSLTPSGLVNEVLQRIGAAHRPEIWINLRPRAELEEQARQLAALLQREGEAVFQRYPLFGIPFSVKDNIEVTGLPNSVGCPVFAYTPKETASAVQRLEAAGALLIGKTNLDQFATGLTGTRSPYGAVPNPFAPGSITGGSSSGSAASVALGQVAFSLGTDTAGSGRIPAAFCNLVGIKPTPGLVSNRGVFPACESLDCVSVFALDVADGWRVLSQIAGHDPSQAYSRSIEALGPLCREVSLGLPAPLEFLGDHLAETAFRSTLEAIQSRKGLHIQPVDFALFRQTAALLYEGPWLAERRASLGDFHLTHPEALDPAVRAVLSRRGEPSAEETFEGLHRLEQFRQACRSLFETIDILLVPTAPTHPTLAAIAEAPLERNTELGLYTNFVNLLGLCALALPGHFRADGLPAGITLIGPAGADHRLAEFARTLEPLTHRRLGISKHAPRIDSEPLAPLPSGERSVRLAVVGAHLEGEPLNWQLRERGGRLVQQTRTTPRYGLFALRGTVPPKPGLIRLDGPGSAIAVEVWELPIRRYGEFVAEVPPPLAIGTLELEGGEQVQGFLCEAWALQGAEDIRAYGGWRAYRQAGRSAT; this is encoded by the coding sequence ATGATGCCGTCGGTCCTGAACATTACGGCCCTGCATGACACCTACCGGCAAGGCAGCCTGACGCCGTCTGGATTGGTGAACGAAGTGCTGCAACGCATCGGCGCGGCACACCGGCCGGAGATCTGGATCAACCTGAGGCCCCGCGCCGAACTGGAGGAGCAGGCGCGGCAATTGGCGGCCCTGCTGCAGCGGGAGGGCGAAGCCGTGTTTCAGCGCTATCCGCTGTTCGGCATCCCCTTTTCGGTAAAGGACAACATCGAAGTGACGGGGCTTCCGAACTCCGTGGGCTGCCCGGTATTCGCCTATACCCCGAAAGAAACGGCCAGCGCGGTGCAAAGGCTGGAAGCCGCGGGCGCCCTGCTGATCGGCAAGACCAATCTGGATCAGTTCGCCACGGGGCTGACCGGCACCCGCTCACCCTACGGGGCAGTGCCCAATCCCTTCGCCCCGGGTTCCATCACTGGCGGGTCCAGTTCAGGGTCGGCTGCCTCCGTCGCCCTGGGCCAGGTGGCTTTCTCATTGGGCACGGATACCGCCGGTTCCGGCCGGATTCCGGCGGCCTTCTGCAATCTGGTGGGCATCAAGCCCACTCCGGGCCTGGTGAGCAACCGGGGCGTCTTTCCGGCCTGCGAGAGCCTGGACTGCGTCTCCGTGTTCGCCTTGGACGTGGCCGACGGCTGGCGGGTACTGAGCCAGATCGCCGGCCACGATCCATCCCAGGCCTACTCCAGGTCTATCGAAGCGCTCGGGCCGCTCTGCCGCGAGGTCAGCCTCGGCCTGCCCGCGCCCCTGGAGTTCCTGGGCGACCACCTGGCGGAAACCGCCTTTCGCAGCACCCTGGAAGCCATCCAGTCCCGGAAAGGCCTACACATCCAACCGGTGGATTTCGCCCTGTTCCGCCAGACTGCCGCGCTGCTCTACGAGGGACCCTGGCTGGCAGAACGGCGTGCGTCCCTGGGTGATTTCCATCTCACCCATCCCGAGGCGCTTGACCCGGCTGTCCGGGCAGTCCTGTCCAGGCGCGGAGAACCCTCGGCGGAGGAGACCTTCGAGGGCCTGCATCGGCTGGAACAGTTCCGGCAGGCCTGTCGGTCGCTATTCGAGACCATCGACATCCTGCTGGTGCCCACCGCGCCGACGCATCCCACGCTGGCGGCGATTGCCGAGGCACCGCTGGAACGCAACACCGAATTGGGTCTGTACACCAATTTCGTCAATCTGCTGGGCCTGTGCGCCCTGGCCCTGCCGGGCCACTTCCGCGCCGACGGGCTGCCCGCAGGCATCACCCTCATCGGGCCCGCAGGCGCCGATCATCGGCTGGCCGAGTTCGCCCGCACCCTGGAGCCCCTCACCCACCGTCGCCTGGGCATTTCCAAACACGCGCCTCGTATCGACTCCGAGCCTCTGGCGCCGCTACCCAGCGGCGAACGCAGCGTGCGCCTGGCCGTGGTCGGCGCCCATCTCGAAGGAGAACCGCTCAACTGGCAACTGCGGGAAAGGGGCGGACGGCTGGTGCAGCAAACCCGCACGACACCCCGCTATGGCCTGTTCGCGCTGCGCGGCACGGTGCCGCCGAAGCCCGGCCTGATCCGCCTCGATGGCCCGGGCAGCGCCATCGCCGTGGAAGTCTGGGAACTTCCCATACGCCGATACGGCGAATTCGTGGCGGAAGTCCCGCCCCCCTTGGCCATCGGCACCCTGGAACTGGAGGGCGGGGAGCAGGTCCAGGGCTTCCTGTGCGAAGCCTGGGCCTTGCAGGGAGCCGAAGATATCCGCGCCTACGGGGGCTGGCGCGCTTATCGGCAAGCCGGCCGCAGCGCAACCTGA
- a CDS encoding DUF4089 domain-containing protein, with amino-acid sequence MNIEDPDSELLRTYVLSALRLHGLELPPEREAAVLRQFRLLTEMAQRCERISLPESAEPAPVFRL; translated from the coding sequence ATGAATATCGAAGACCCTGACTCAGAACTGCTCCGGACTTATGTCCTGAGCGCCCTACGCCTGCATGGGCTGGAACTGCCTCCCGAGCGCGAGGCTGCGGTGCTGCGGCAATTCCGATTGCTGACCGAGATGGCGCAGCGCTGTGAGCGGATCAGCCTGCCGGAATCCGCCGAGCCGGCGCCGGTCTTTCGCCTGTGA
- a CDS encoding AtzE family amidohydrolase, which yields MSRLPFTARDCAAAFASGDCTALELAEAALLRIQVANPTLNAYTAVTAERALAQAARLDAARRLGRPTGPLAGVPFAVKNLFDVAGLPTLAGHKAFAERSPATGDAVLVERLSAQGALLTGTLNMDALAYGFTTENTHFGATRNPRDPARTAGGSSGGSGAAVAAGLVPVALASDTNGSIRVPSSLCGVFGLKPTYGRLPRSGTFPFVDSLDHLGPLTANTEDLAFVYDALQGHHAADHACSQRRIEPASGELDKACEGLRIARLSGYFDEWAGPAARWAAEAAARALGADDLAHLSGVPEARAAAFIITASEGGSRHLQGLRERYADFEPLSRDRLLAGSLVPAHWYQRAQKLRGWFLQQALALFDRYDVLIAPATPVTTTLLGQEQFELNGETLPVRPNMGLLTQPISFIGLPVAVAPLWPDGGLPIGVQLIAPPWREDLCLRAAWTLERAGLASARIPSG from the coding sequence GTGAGTCGCCTGCCCTTCACCGCTAGAGACTGCGCCGCCGCCTTTGCTTCCGGCGATTGCACGGCGCTGGAGTTGGCGGAAGCGGCACTGCTCCGCATTCAGGTGGCCAATCCGACACTCAATGCGTATACCGCCGTCACCGCCGAGCGCGCGCTGGCGCAGGCCGCAAGGCTGGATGCGGCGCGCCGGTTGGGCCGTCCGACGGGTCCTTTGGCCGGCGTGCCTTTCGCGGTCAAGAATTTGTTCGACGTCGCCGGCCTGCCTACCCTGGCCGGACACAAGGCCTTTGCCGAGCGCTCGCCGGCGACGGGCGACGCGGTTCTGGTCGAACGTCTGTCCGCACAAGGCGCGCTGCTCACCGGCACCCTCAACATGGACGCACTGGCGTATGGCTTCACCACGGAAAACACGCATTTCGGCGCCACCCGCAATCCCAGGGACCCAGCCCGGACCGCGGGAGGCTCCTCCGGCGGCTCCGGCGCGGCGGTCGCGGCTGGCCTGGTTCCTGTGGCCCTGGCCTCGGATACCAATGGGTCGATCCGGGTTCCGTCCTCGCTGTGCGGCGTGTTCGGCCTGAAACCCACCTACGGGCGCCTGCCCCGCAGTGGTACCTTTCCCTTCGTGGACAGCCTGGATCACCTGGGACCCCTGACAGCCAACACCGAGGACCTTGCCTTCGTCTACGATGCCCTCCAGGGGCACCACGCCGCCGATCACGCCTGCAGCCAGCGTCGGATCGAACCCGCCTCAGGGGAATTGGACAAGGCGTGCGAGGGCCTGCGTATCGCAAGGCTGTCGGGCTATTTCGACGAGTGGGCTGGGCCCGCCGCGCGCTGGGCGGCGGAGGCGGCGGCCCGAGCACTGGGAGCCGATGACCTGGCTCATCTCTCCGGTGTCCCCGAGGCGCGCGCCGCGGCCTTCATCATCACCGCCAGCGAAGGGGGCAGCCGTCACCTGCAAGGCTTGCGGGAGCGGTATGCGGATTTCGAGCCCCTCTCCCGTGACCGCCTGCTGGCCGGCAGCCTGGTGCCGGCTCACTGGTATCAGCGCGCCCAGAAGCTGCGCGGTTGGTTCCTGCAGCAAGCCCTGGCCTTGTTTGATCGCTACGATGTGCTGATCGCGCCCGCCACCCCGGTGACCACGACCCTGCTGGGGCAGGAACAGTTCGAGCTGAACGGCGAAACCCTGCCGGTGCGGCCGAACATGGGCCTGTTGACCCAGCCCATCTCCTTCATCGGACTCCCGGTCGCGGTGGCCCCGCTTTGGCCGGACGGCGGACTGCCCATCGGTGTCCAGCTGATCGCCCCGCCCTGGCGCGAAGACCTGTGCCTGCGCGCGGCCTGGACGCTTGAAAGGGCCGGCCTCGCTTCGGCCCGCATTCCCTCTGGCTAA
- the hpxZ gene encoding oxalurate catabolism protein HpxZ, translated as MTISPDINDPKVVAEVREVFLRYEKALVENDIAVLDELFWDSPHTLRYGSAENLLGMAAIRAFRQARDPAGLARVLQNTVITTFAWDFATVNTEFVRPGKPVGRQSQTWVRMPQGWRIVAAHISFLA; from the coding sequence ATGACCATAAGCCCCGACATCAACGACCCCAAGGTCGTCGCCGAAGTTCGCGAGGTATTCCTGCGCTACGAAAAGGCATTGGTGGAAAACGACATTGCCGTGCTGGACGAACTGTTCTGGGACAGTCCCCACACCCTGCGCTACGGCAGCGCCGAAAACCTTCTGGGCATGGCCGCGATCAGGGCGTTCCGCCAGGCACGCGACCCGGCCGGCTTGGCGCGGGTCCTGCAAAACACGGTGATCACCACCTTCGCGTGGGACTTCGCCACCGTCAACACGGAATTCGTCCGTCCGGGAAAGCCTGTGGGCAGGCAGAGCCAGACCTGGGTGCGCATGCCCCAGGGTTGGCGAATCGTCGCCGCCCATATAAGCTTCCTGGCATGA
- a CDS encoding GntR family transcriptional regulator, which produces MKPGRKSEARHPPRLSEKVYDQLKQAIFDFRLLPGDRLTEIAIAEEMQVSRTPVRQALTRLEQEGYLKVAYRNGWNVKPLDFKLFDQRYDLRIILELAAVDMICSREEPADLTALADLWLVPESARLEDPWEVAGMDEAFHQGLLAATGNVEMLRVHRDITEKIRIIRRLDFTQSERIRATYEEHAQILRLLMQRKAAAAGMLLQSHIEASKAEVRKITLHKLQSARDPGAEPAIP; this is translated from the coding sequence ATGAAGCCAGGGAGAAAATCCGAAGCCAGACACCCGCCACGACTCTCGGAAAAGGTCTACGACCAGCTCAAGCAGGCCATTTTCGACTTTCGCCTGCTGCCCGGCGACCGCCTCACCGAGATCGCCATCGCCGAGGAGATGCAGGTCAGCCGTACCCCGGTCCGGCAGGCGCTGACCCGCCTGGAGCAGGAAGGGTATCTCAAGGTCGCCTACCGCAACGGCTGGAACGTGAAGCCCTTGGACTTCAAGTTGTTCGACCAGCGCTATGACCTTCGGATCATCCTGGAACTGGCGGCCGTTGACATGATCTGCAGCCGGGAGGAACCCGCCGACCTCACCGCCCTCGCCGATCTCTGGCTGGTCCCTGAGTCCGCCCGGCTTGAAGACCCCTGGGAAGTCGCCGGCATGGACGAAGCCTTCCACCAAGGCCTGCTGGCGGCGACCGGCAATGTGGAGATGCTGCGGGTCCATCGCGACATCACCGAGAAGATCCGCATCATCCGCCGCCTGGATTTCACCCAGTCCGAGCGGATCCGTGCCACCTACGAGGAGCACGCCCAGATCCTGCGCCTGTTGATGCAACGCAAGGCGGCTGCCGCCGGGATGCTGCTGCAATCCCATATCGAGGCCAGCAAGGCGGAAGTCCGCAAGATCACCCTGCACAAGCTGCAATCCGCCCGGGACCCCGGAGCGGAACCCGCCATCCCCTGA